The following are from one region of the Bactrocera oleae isolate idBacOlea1 chromosome 6, idBacOlea1, whole genome shotgun sequence genome:
- the LOC106620660 gene encoding uncharacterized protein gives MGFRYQELKDRGDSIELERKESYTTERSHNGYIKRHKTVLRERFPHPNAKEARKQQKQRTKRNAFTTTHIPETASERNTTTETFGNSPESGALLTTCRDKSHLERAVNRTSVQLKRLAHEIDNEITKLKRERDKLMFRSRPHPLMRNAAIQNDLHANIESWDKLKDLETQLANNIEFTIEKFSSQHKFVCTSPRYARDEQTSCRPRMRTIGLQKETQRSAVEENLQNIKTKLNAAIHYSATNLDSLKTKGLLDTAPPNCYAFDYGGTGDGKNAVNVYHLQNCRCAGGCNDCNCTKTCERYKSVGNYNGMLCNKSTYVEKALTPCNEYNYCRDEYHYNYPSQNKCVVPATNQSCVPCSPCVPSYQPCQPCRPCQPCIPCLPPCPAYSECQPAKTKEKVIYGRRVSDLNTEDFYHPTGSHATPKSYKHGSTGHSKNKERLTVDVPKNGRTLVDIERSGDRSRSKTRRKNESEDKGKQRTSKAYDIFSAREAHEKRQARERKPRQVHGSESSGSVDSSEKTRLMKSKEKLLEITFTKERRHRPSSESDECITYELPKTNREYSRETKRSLKQMTITAYKPCKPGESEGKSDLDRKKKQKNKGQVADDDKTWDVRLRQTDYPLEQDEWHAGVPTIEEVYDDYRVGDTYAGDEPKLIQEPTEPQYMGGYRDFFQVTPQRSYDIMPVQKNTVRDLPPSQSPERGRRIQREKPTRLSGRPGGSYERERTVSGTAREGQPRIGRDDRQRESYDKEKSEVFRAYGLEQKPRLDDGYRPVVKQDTVRSNGRTYDERRSPSDYVSPRQRERRDSNISQDDTYERKFTSSTPRSARDHERGIKSDQTYDPRGLPRKVYDEPRSAQMPSRTYSPDETPRSARYEPHSTTPPQSPSRRIHDPLAYTPDVKTHLARDLGPDDNIKFEGFSPSHSRVEYGKREKKSTRDNIIDSDQRVMKDPQQTSDIKFKKEDDYNQREDPLMQNEQLTDLGFSNKKPDISDAEMKFKADTEMTDRAHIAELSHKTDSKAIKAEGSASNKRADSPKASTPRTGKAPGTDRAFTGSEEIFENISPVPEIKIEDTDESGRSAPSGRGESAVISLREQAKLAFEGEVSQAPEQLRSPKYKDRDKLGQLVMAQEPEHLGSSQYKPHDKLRQLDSRSQPEQIKSSPVRKQHIYDGTVKGGGFARSDTAGIMGGPASPLSPFPSLETPKIYMKPRALCTDYGTACFPPTEDDCAKRTSLRGNCVANAGDVYMCKPCTTQATSPSPSQRRCLCPAESGSEIPYEKLGDQYEHSPVRQLATNSHMAVALQSDAAAANYKPLPQQNLSKSCITLRSTGTQYSATIIEQKEERCAPQYVPLPKECSEIYADGATNSPAPSICTCDSSRRNNKSPRSSPDSTKKKYEFLCEENNENDEKVQPKNDEQWCGKVEINSEKRQIFYAQQKHKSPTQCTDENNYLLPWQQDEKFIPGQPVSSCNMAPWPDGPMKFLQTVQTSPRFQNYAERRTPRFNATMPPHQEMPEEEDRCAQELPQYKPQTRVQFMEQYSNCDPACYAPDEAVNLQNDVTDSMRDYTPRRRLSFAYGGEYQQIPAFTGCPCMFKTYLNMVTLYYPDFRLRLPEDCVEIEDDDDEFNE, from the exons ATGGGATTTCGGTATCAGGAACTAAAAGATAGGG GGGACAGCATAGAACTTGAGCGCAAGGAAAGCTATACAACCGAACGCAGTCACAACGGTTATATTAAACGACATAAGACCGTATTACGAGAACGATTTCCACACCCGAATGCGAAGGAAGCGCGCAAGCAGCAGAAACAACGAACAAAGCGCAACGCCTTCACAACAACACATATACCAGAAACAGCATCGGAGCGCAACACCACCACCGAAACATTTGGTAATTCGCCGGAGAGTGGCGCCTTATTGACGACTTGCCGTGACAAATCGCACCTGGAACGCGCAGTCAACCGCACTTCGGTGCAGTTGAAGCGTTTGGCGCATGAAATTGATAATGAAATTACGAAACTGAAACGGGAAAGGGACAAACTAATGTTCAGATCGCGTCCACATCCGTTGATGCGCAACGCTGCCATACAAAACGATCTACACGCGAATATCGAATCGTGGGACAAACTGAAGGATTTGGAGACACAGCTAGCCAATAATATCGAGTTTACGATTGAAAAATTCTCGAGCCAGCATAAATTCGTGTGCACATCACCGCGTTACGCGCGTGACGAGCAAACCTCGTGTCGGCCGCGCATGCGCACAATTGGCCTGCAGAAGGAAACGCAACGCAGCGCGGTTGaggaaaatttgcaaaatattaagACCAAACTCAACGCAGCTATACATTACTCGGCCACCAATCTGGACAGTTTAAAGACAAAGGGATTACTCGATACGGCACCGCCCAATTGCTATGCCTTCGACTATGGAGGCACGGGCGATGGTAAAAACGCTGTGAATGTTTATCACTTGCAGAATTGTCGTTGCGCTGGCGGTTGCAATGATTGTAATTGCACGAAAACTTGCGAACGCTACAAAAGCGTCGGCAATTACAATGGCATGTTATGTAATAAAAGTACCTATGTGGAGAAGGCGCTTACGCCATGTAATGAGTATAACTACTGTCGAGATGAATACCACTATAATTATCCGTCGCAGAATAAATGTGTAGTGCCGGCGACGAATCAATCTTGTGTACCCTGTTCGCCATGTGTGCCATCATATCAACCCTGTCAGCCATGTCGGCCTTGCCAGCCATGCATACCGTGTTTGCCGCCTTGTCCAGCCTATAGTGAGTGTCAGCCAGCCAAAACGAAGGAAAAAGTTATCTATGGCAGGCGTGTGAGTGACTTAAATACAGAAGATTTCTACCATCCCACCGGTTCACATGCCACACCAAAATCATATAAACATGGCAGTACAGGGCACTCTAAGAACAAAGAGCGTTTGACGGTCGATGTACCGAAGAATGGACGCACACTTGTTGATATTGAAAGAAGTGGCGATCGCTCGCGCAGCAAAACCCGTCGTAAAAACGAGAGCGAAGATAAGGGAAAACAGCGCACTTCGAAAGCTTATGACATCTTTTCTGCGCGCGAAGCGCATGAAAAGCGTCAGGCACGCGAGCGTAAGCCACGTCAAGTTCACGGAAGTGAATCGTCGGGTAGTGTCGACTCCTCGGAGAAGACACGTCTAATGAAGAGCAAAGAAAAACTGCTAGAAATAACCTTTACGAAGGAGAGACGTCACAGGCCTTCGTCTGAGTCAGATGAATGTATTACGTATGAGCTGCCCAAAACAAATCGTGAGTACTCACGTGAGACAAAACGCTCTTTGAAACAGATGACAATAACTGCATACAAGCCCTGTAAACCGGGGGAAAGTGAAGGCAAATCTGATTTAGACCGAAAGAAGAAGCAAAAGAACAAAGGACAAGTTGCTGATGACGATAAAACGTGGGATGTACGATTGAGACAAACGGACTATCCACTTGAACAAGATGAGTGGCATGCTGGCGTTCCTACTATTGAAGAAGTTTACGATGACTACCGTGTTGGTGATACCTATGCTGGTGATGAACCTAAACTCATACAGGAACCCACTGAACCGCAATATATGGGAGGTTATAGAGATTTTTTCCAGGTGACACCTCAGCGAAGTTATGACATAATGCCGGTACAAAAAAATACAGTGCGAGACCTGCCGCCATCTCAAAGCCCCGAACGTGGACGGCGTATACAACGAGAAAAACCGACGAGGCTTAGTGGTAGACCAGGTGGATCATATGAAAGAGAACGAACTGTTAGCGGCACTGCACGAGAAGGACAACCTAGAATTGGGCGCGACGATAGGCAACGTGAATCGTATGATAAAGAGAAATCAGAAGTATTTAGAGCATATGGACTTGAACAAAAACCCAGATTAGATGACGGCTACAGACCTGTTGTAAAGCAAGATACTGTGAGGAGCAATGGGCGAACTTACGATGAGCGGCGGTCGCCAAGCGACTATGTTTCGCCAAGGCAACGTGAAAGACGTGACTCAAACATTTCGCAAGATGACACTTATGAACGTAAATTCACGTCGAGCACACCTCGTTCCGCACGTGACCATGAGCGTGGTATTAAATCAGATCAAACGTATGACCCTCGTGGTCTACCGCGTAAAGTTTATGATGAACCAAGGTCTGCGCAAATGCCGAGTAGAACTTACTCTCCAGATGAAACACCACGTTCGGCACGCTATGAACCGCATAGTACAACACCACCCCAGAGTCCGTCACGTAGGATTCACGACCCTCTTGCTTATACTCCTGATGTGAAAACTCATTTGGCTCGGGACTTGGGACCGGACGATAACATAAAATTTGAAGGATTTTCGCCCTCCCACTCCCGTGTTGAGTATGGAAAGCGTGAAAAAAAGTCTACAAGAGACAATATAATTGACTCCGACCAGAGAGTTATGAAGGATCCCCAACAAACaagtgatataaaatttaagaagGAAGATGATTACAATCAGAGAGAAGATCCTTTAATGCAGAATGAACAACTAACAGATTTAggcttctcaaataaaaaaccaGACATTTCGGACGCAGAAATGAAATTCAAAGCAGATACAGAAATGACAGACCGTGCGCATATAGCTGAGTTGAGTCATAAAACAGACAGTAAGGCCATTAAGGCTGAGGGTTCAGCCAGTAATAAAAGAGCTGATAGCCCCAAGGCTAGCACTCCACGTACGGGAAAAGCACCTGGTACTGATAGAGCATTTACTGGAAGTGAAgagatatttgaaaatatatcacCAGTAccagaaattaaaattgaagatACAGACGAAAGCGGTAGAAGTGCACCGAGTGGAAGag GGGAAAGCGCCGTAATTAGTTTACGCGAGCAGGCTAAATTAGCATTTGAAGGTGAAGTGTCGCAGGCACCAGAACAATTAAGATCTCCAAAGTATAAAGATCGTGATAAATTGGGGCAGTTGGTTATGGCGCAGGAACCAGAACACTTAGGTTCTTCACAGTACAAACCCCATGACAAACTGCGACAGTTGGATAGTCGCAGCCAGCcagaacaaataaaaagtagTCCGGTTAGAAAACAACACATCTATGATGGTACGGTAAAAGGTGGAGGCTTTGCTAGATCAGACACAGCTGGCATCATGGGTGGGCCTGCAAGTCCACTAAGTCCCTTTCCAAGCCTTGAGACgccaaaaatttatatgaaaccaCGAGCATTATGCACCGATTACGGTACCGCATGTTTTCCCCCAACTGAAGACGATTGTGCTAAGAGGACCAGTCTACGTGGCAACTGTGTTGCGAACGCCGGCGATGTTTATATGTGTAAGCCATGTACTACACAGGCAACTTCGCCATCACCGTCTCAACGCCGATGTTTATGCCCAGCGGAAAGTGGTAGTGAAATTCCTTACGAGAAGCTAGGCGATCAATACGAACATTCGCCGGTACGCCAATTAGCTACTAACTCCCATATGGCCGTAGCGCTACAGTCAGACGCCGCAGCGGCCAATTATAAACCATTACCTCAACAAAATTTATCGAAAAGCTGCATAACATTACGCTCGACCGGAACACAGTACTCGGCAACAATTATTGAGCAAAAGGAAGAACGTTGTGCACCGCAGTATGTGCCACTTCCGAAAGAATGCAGTGAAATATATGCGGATGGAGCGACGAATTCTCCTGCGCCATCTATATGCACATGTGACTCCTCGCGTCGAAATAATAAATCGCCTCGCTCAAGTCCGGATAGTACGAAAAAGAAGTATGAGTTTCTATGCGAAGAAAACAATGAGAATGATGAAAAGGTGCAACCAAAAAATGATGAACAGTGGTGTGGTAAAGTAGAAATAAATTCGGAGAAAAGACAAATTTTCTATgcgcaacaaaaacacaaatcaCCTACTCAATGTACAGATGAGAATAACTATTTGTTACCATGGCAGCAGGATGAAAAATTTATACCGGGCCAACCAGTAAGTAGTTGCAATATGGCACCTTGGCCAGATGGACCAATGAAGTTCTTGCAAACGGTACAAACAAGTCCGCGCTTTCAAAACTACGCGGAACGCAGAACGCCAAGGTTTAATGCCACAATGCCGCCGCATCAAGAAATGCCGGAAGAGGAAGATAGATGTGCGCAAGAACTGCCACAGTACAAGCCGCAGACGCGTGTGCAGTTTATGGAGCAGTACAGCAACTGCGACCCTGCCTGCTATGCTCCAGATGAAG CGGTGAACCTGCAAAATGATGTAACAGATTCTATGCGCGACTATACACCAAGAA GACGCCTAAGTTTCGCTTATGGTGGCGAATACCAGCAGATACCGGCATTTACTGGCTGTCCATGTATGTTCAAAACTTATCTAAACATGGTGACACTTTACTATCCCGATTTTCGATTACGACTGCCAGAAGATTGTGTCGAAATtgaggatgatgatgatgagttCAATGAATGA